One genomic region from Mytilus trossulus isolate FHL-02 chromosome 9, PNRI_Mtr1.1.1.hap1, whole genome shotgun sequence encodes:
- the LOC134684934 gene encoding uncharacterized protein LOC134684934 yields the protein MFVNTRAAKHVLQSLQENSCVTVVASSGVGKTAIIQHVALEMYVIGYDILLVTDPGDIVKFYNPNKKTLFVIDNLCGNFSLDQIDIKIWEPVVSRIEECLEDKNTKIIAACRLQVYLDDKFDTLSIFKLCVCNLLSETIRLLIPEKQSIAEVYLKTKAYQVTDYYDLYDCFPLLCQLYNENPTLDLKDLFQNPFSVYEAQVDELQKKGIHAKYCALALCVVFNNKVNEDILTLEIGEETRNIIENTCEACKLDRGTSRLLLKDEMDSLLNTFLQKQDTTFGYLENQIFYTTMHDKVFHILVKYFGQKLFDCLIKNADSGLIRERFLLDRNDDMDQFISIVPSKYHQVYMQRMIDDWSKGKLQDVFHNNNMKSYQFRQRFLSYLNKYDISFQRKLVHTVDLNYNKYNFVGNKGYDKDVICDTVMLQCCFIGDIPMIQFCLGHDASMDQCGYRGQFPLMIACRYRHTEVVRMLLNKGANYNKCDNQGWSPVLIACAHGDIKTF from the coding sequence ATGTTTGTAAACACAAGAGCTGCCAAGCATGTTCTGCAATCTCTACAGGAGAATAGTTGCGTAACCGTAGTTGCTAGTTCTGGTGTAGGAAAGACTGCCATCATCCAACATGTGGCTTTAGAAATGTATGTAATTGGATACGATATACTTCTAGTGACAGATCCAGGTgacattgtaaaattttataatcCAAACAAGAAAACCTTGtttgttattgataatttatgTGGGAACTTCTCTTTAGACCAGATTGATATCAAAATATGGGAGCCAGTGGTCAGTCGCATAGAGGAGTGTCTTgaagataaaaatacaaaaattattgcAGCATGTAGATTGCAAGTGTATCTAGATGATAAGTTTGACacattatcaatttttaaattatgtgttTGTAATTTGTTGTCAGAAACCATACGCTTGTTAATACCTGAAAAACAATCAATTGCTGAGGTATATCTCAAAACTAAAGCTTATCAAGTTACAGATTATTATGACTTGTATGATTGCTTTCCACTTTTATGCCAATTATACAATGAAAATCCCACACTTGATTTAAAGGATTTATTTCAGAATCCTTTTTCCGTTTATGAAGCACAGGTTGACGAGCTGCAAAAGAAAGGAATTCATGCTAAATATTGTGCCTTGGCTTTATGTGTTGTATTCAATAATAAAGTGAACGAAGACATATTGACATTAGAGATTGGTGAAGAAACCAGAAACATAATTGAAAATACGTGTGAGGCGTGTAAACTTGATAGAGGGACATCAAGGCTCCTTTTGAAAGACGAAATGGATTctcttttaaatacatttttacagAAACAAGACACAACATTTGGTTACCTGGAAAACCAAATTTTCTACACAACTATGCATGATAAAGTATTTCACATTCTTGTTAAATACTTTGGACAGAAATTATTCGATTGCTTGATCAAGAATGCTGACAGCGGTTTGATTCGGGAGAGATTTTTACTGGACAGGAACGATGACATGGATCAGTTTATCTCTATTGTGCCCTCTAAGTATCATCAAGTGTACATGCAGAGAATGATTGACGACTGGTCAAAAGGAAAATTACAAGATGTATTTCATAATAACAATATGAAATCATATCAGTTCAGACAGAGATTCTTgagttatttgaataaatatgacATATCTTTTCAGAGGAAATTAGTTCACACCGTTGATCTGAATTACAATAAGTATAATTTTGTAGGGAATAAGGGATATGATAAAGACGTTATTTGTGACACTGTCATGTTACAGTGTTGTTTTATAGGAGACATTCCGATGATCCAGTTTTGTCTCGGTCATGATGCTAGTATGGACCAATGTGGGTATCGTGGTCAGTTCCCCTTAATGATTGCTTGTAGATATCGTCATACAGAAGTAGTCAGAATGTTGTTAAACAAGGGAgcaaattataataaatgtgaTAATCAAGGTTGGTCCCCTGTTCTGATAGCTTGTGCGCACGGTGATATAAAGACATTTTGA
- the LOC134684935 gene encoding ankyrin repeat domain-containing protein 50-like, with protein MLLDKGADCNECDSYHQSLVMNASRDGNKEIVKMLLDRYANFNKCDILGKSPVMMACIHGHTDILKMLLDKGADYNRCDTFDESPVIMACIHGNTEIVRMLLDKGVKCNKVDKYGQSLVMNACIHGHTDIVSMLLNRGADFTKFDRNGRSLVMACIYGYTEMERMLDKEAAYDNTYDKCGNQYRSLVMTACQQGHVEIVKMLIHKGVNYNRFDNHGQSPLMMSCEHGKTEIVKIVLDNGADYDKCNKVGHTPLSVACIHGHTEIVRLLLNKGACYDKCDNNRKSTVMMSRRHGPTEIIRKLFFGKRAKVLEKLLDTSTDKSDDGCQSPVLIACRYGHTEIVQMLLDKGADYSIYDNDSWSPLMIACKHGHTEIVRMLLEKGAYYDRRYNDDLSLEKIALDNGHANIAKMVLDMF; from the coding sequence ATGTTGTTAGACAAAGGGGCAGATTGTAATGAGTGTGACAGTTATCATCAGTCACTTGTAATGAATGCTAGTCGAGATGGTAACAAAGAAATAGTAAAGATGTTGTTAGATAGATACGCGAACTTTAATAAATGTGACATCTTAGGCAAGTCACCTGTTATGATGGCCTGCATACATGGTCATACAGATATATTAAAGATGTTGTTAGACAAAGGAGCGGATTATAACAGATGTGACACTTTTGATGAGTCGCCTGTCATCATGGCTTGTATACATGGAAATACAGAAATAGTACGGATGCTGTTAGATAAAGGAGTAAAATGCAATAAAGTTGACAAGTATGGTCAGTCACTTGTCATGAATGCTTGTATTCATGGTCATACAGATATAGTAAGCATGTTATTAAACAGAGGAGCAGATTTTACTAAATTTGACAGGAATGGTCGTTCACTTGTAATGGCTTGTATTTATGGTTATACAGAAATGGAAAGGATGTTAGACAAGGAGGCAGCTTATGATAATACTTATGATAAATGTGGCAACCAGTATAGGTCACTAGTGATGACAGCGTGTCAACAAGGCCATGTAGAAatagtaaaaatgttaataCACAAAGGAGTAAATTATAACAGATTTGATAATCATGGTCAGTCACCTTTGATGATGTCTTGTGAACATGGTAAAACAGAAATAGTAAAGATTGTGTTAGACAACGGGGCAGATTATGATAAATGTAATAAAGTGGGTCACACACCTTTGAGTGTTGCGTGTATACATGGTCATACCGAAATAGTGCGGTTGTTATTAAACAAAGGAGCATGTTATGATAAATGTGACAATAATCGAAAGTCAACTGTTATGATGTCTCGTAGACATGGTCCCACAGAAATAATTAGGAAGTTGTTCTTCGGTAAAAGAGCAAAAGTACTAGAAAAATTGTTAGACACAAGCACGGATAAAAGTGACGATGGTTGTCAATCACCTGTACTGATTGCTTGTAGATATGGCCATACTGAAATAGTTCAAATGTTATTAGACAAAGGAGCAGATTATAGCATATATGACAATGATAGTTGGTCACCTCTAATGATTGCTTGTAAACATGGCCATACTGAAATAGTAAGGATGTTGTTAGAAAAGGGAGCATATTATGATAGACGTTATAACGATGATTTGTCACTTGAAAAGATTGCTTTAGACAATGGGCATGCAAATATTGCAAAGATGGTATTAGATATGTTTTAA